In one window of Streptomyces sp. FXJ1.172 DNA:
- a CDS encoding NAD(P)/FAD-dependent oxidoreductase, producing the protein MIVVGGGVAGLTTAVLLAESGRRVRVWAREPAGLTTSAVAGGLWWPYRIEPGLLAGAWALESLAVYEEQARRPQETGVRLVDGVHHGSRLDELGEWAGRVPGLRECAGGVAARLPVIDMPAYLAWLRERLAKAGCEVEVREVTDLAAVPAGVVVNCTGLGARSLVPDPEVHPVRGQLVVVENPGITTWFTCVDHSRTGSTYFIPQPYGLLLGGTAEEDDWSLEPDPATAAAVVARCARIRPEIAGARVLGHRVGLRPARSAVRLERRRLPDGRPVVHNYGHGGAGVTVAWACARQAAGLASAGL; encoded by the coding sequence GTGATCGTGGTCGGAGGCGGGGTCGCCGGGCTGACGACGGCCGTGCTGCTGGCCGAGTCCGGGCGGCGGGTGCGGGTGTGGGCGCGGGAGCCCGCCGGGCTGACGACCTCGGCGGTCGCCGGCGGCCTGTGGTGGCCGTACCGCATCGAACCCGGGCTGCTGGCCGGCGCGTGGGCGCTCGAGTCCCTCGCCGTGTACGAGGAGCAGGCGCGGCGGCCGCAGGAGACGGGCGTACGCCTGGTCGACGGCGTACACCACGGGAGCCGGCTGGACGAACTGGGCGAATGGGCGGGCCGGGTGCCGGGGCTGCGGGAGTGCGCCGGCGGCGTGGCGGCACGGCTGCCGGTGATCGACATGCCGGCGTATCTGGCGTGGCTGCGGGAGCGGTTGGCGAAGGCGGGCTGCGAGGTGGAGGTCCGCGAGGTCACCGACCTGGCCGCGGTGCCCGCCGGGGTCGTCGTCAACTGCACGGGTCTCGGCGCCCGTTCGCTGGTGCCGGACCCTGAGGTGCACCCGGTGCGGGGGCAGCTGGTCGTCGTGGAGAACCCGGGGATCACCACGTGGTTCACCTGCGTAGACCACTCCCGCACCGGCTCCACGTACTTCATCCCGCAGCCGTACGGCCTGCTGCTGGGCGGTACGGCCGAGGAGGACGACTGGTCCCTGGAGCCGGACCCGGCCACCGCCGCTGCCGTCGTCGCCCGCTGTGCGCGGATCCGCCCGGAGATCGCGGGCGCGCGGGTCCTCGGCCACCGCGTGGGGCTGCGGCCGGCCCGCAGTGCCGTACGGCTCGAGCGGCGGCGGCTGCCGGACGGCCGCCCGGTGGTGCACAACTACGGGCACGGCGGTGCCGGGGTGACGGTGGCCTGGGCGTGTGCGCGACAGGCGGCCGGGCTGGCGTCCGCGGGACTGTGA
- a CDS encoding Xaa-Pro dipeptidyl-peptidase has protein sequence MPKRTRLTIWRPLVAAVVVILTAAFLTPAAAQAAGRASRTPRESRPVYSYAHAIRESVWVDTGLDGDGDGKPDRVAADIVRPAEPARQGRKVPVIMDASPYFSCCGRGNESQVKTYDAQGHVVQMPLFYDNYFVPRGYAFVGVDLAGTNRSDGCVDVGGRSDIQSAKAVVDWLGGRATAYTSRTGTQTVKATWTNGSTGMIGKSWDATIASGVAATGVRGLKTIVPISGISSWYDYYFAQGAPLYDGGPADLAGEVESDAAKPHCAAVQKKLADGSPRSGDWTSLWTERDYVKDAAKVRASVFLVHGMQDLNVRTKHFGQWWDALAKHGVERKIWLSQTGHVDPFDYRRGAWVDTLHRWFDHELLGYDNGIDREPMADIERHPDQWVTSRVWPPQTTRPTVLHPAPGTEAGVGTLGLRPATGTETFTDDPKLSETDWAAHLTTSTPEKSGFLTAPLTQDLRLSGSSTVTVTATPTTASAHLSAVLVDVGPDTIRDYADAAEGITTLTNRTCWGESTAGDSACFKETKAKTVKAGYTVFSRGWADLGHHASLGRGVPLTPGKACTMTLDLAATDHVVPKGHRLALIIAGTDKDLIEPPSSKPTLTLDLSATTARLPLAGGPAAFARATAGGAVTPPTPGTLTGVRAPAAVRHIPAN, from the coding sequence ATGCCGAAACGCACGCGCTTGACGATCTGGAGACCACTCGTGGCAGCGGTCGTCGTCATCCTGACGGCCGCCTTCCTCACCCCGGCCGCCGCACAGGCCGCCGGCCGCGCGAGCCGGACACCCCGCGAGAGCCGGCCCGTCTACTCCTACGCCCACGCCATCCGTGAGTCCGTCTGGGTGGACACGGGCCTCGACGGGGACGGCGACGGCAAACCCGACCGGGTCGCCGCCGACATCGTCCGGCCCGCCGAACCCGCCCGGCAGGGCCGCAAGGTGCCCGTCATCATGGACGCGAGCCCCTACTTCTCCTGCTGCGGACGCGGCAACGAGAGCCAGGTCAAGACGTACGACGCCCAAGGCCACGTCGTCCAGATGCCGCTGTTCTACGACAACTACTTCGTGCCCCGCGGCTACGCCTTCGTCGGCGTCGACCTCGCCGGCACCAACCGTTCCGACGGCTGCGTCGACGTCGGCGGCCGCTCCGACATCCAGTCCGCGAAAGCGGTCGTCGACTGGCTGGGCGGCCGCGCCACGGCGTACACCAGCCGCACCGGGACGCAGACCGTCAAGGCCACGTGGACCAACGGCAGCACGGGCATGATCGGCAAGAGCTGGGACGCCACGATCGCGAGCGGCGTCGCCGCCACCGGCGTCAGGGGCCTGAAGACCATCGTCCCGATCAGCGGCATCTCCTCCTGGTACGACTACTACTTCGCGCAGGGCGCCCCGCTGTACGACGGCGGCCCCGCCGACCTCGCCGGCGAGGTCGAGAGCGACGCGGCCAAGCCCCACTGCGCGGCCGTACAGAAGAAGCTGGCCGACGGCAGCCCGCGCAGCGGCGACTGGACCTCCCTGTGGACCGAGCGGGACTACGTCAAGGACGCGGCCAAGGTGCGCGCCAGCGTGTTCCTGGTGCACGGCATGCAGGACCTCAACGTCCGCACCAAGCACTTCGGCCAGTGGTGGGACGCGCTCGCGAAGCACGGTGTCGAGCGCAAGATCTGGCTCTCCCAGACCGGGCACGTCGACCCCTTCGACTACCGGCGCGGCGCCTGGGTGGACACGCTGCACCGCTGGTTCGACCACGAACTCCTCGGCTACGACAACGGCATCGACCGTGAGCCGATGGCCGACATCGAACGCCACCCCGACCAGTGGGTCACCTCCCGCGTGTGGCCCCCGCAGACCACCCGCCCCACCGTCCTGCACCCGGCCCCCGGCACCGAGGCGGGCGTCGGCACGCTCGGCCTGCGCCCGGCCACCGGCACCGAGACCTTCACCGACGACCCGAAGCTGAGCGAGACCGACTGGGCCGCGCACCTGACCACGTCCACGCCCGAGAAGTCCGGCTTCCTCACCGCACCGCTCACCCAGGACCTGCGGCTGTCCGGCTCGTCCACGGTCACGGTGACGGCGACCCCGACCACCGCATCGGCCCACCTGTCCGCCGTCCTGGTCGACGTCGGCCCGGACACCATCCGCGACTACGCCGACGCCGCCGAGGGCATCACCACCCTCACCAACCGCACCTGCTGGGGCGAGAGCACGGCCGGGGACAGCGCGTGCTTCAAGGAGACCAAGGCCAAGACGGTCAAGGCCGGCTACACCGTGTTCAGCCGCGGCTGGGCCGACCTCGGCCACCACGCCTCCCTCGGCAGGGGCGTCCCGCTCACCCCGGGCAAGGCCTGCACCATGACCCTCGACCTGGCCGCCACCGACCATGTGGTTCCCAAGGGGCACCGTCTGGCCCTGATCATCGCGGGCACGGACAAGGACCTCATCGAGCCGCCGTCCAGCAAGCCCACCCTGACCCTCGACCTGTCCGCCACGACGGCGCGCCTCCCGCTGGCCGGCGGCCCGGCGGCCTTCGCGCGCGCCACCGCCGGCGGCGCGGTCACGCCGCCCACGCCGGGGACCCTGACCGGCGTCCGCGCCCCGGCCGCCGTCCGGCACATCCCGGCGAACTGA
- a CDS encoding M1 family metallopeptidase — MHRRIIAPGALAAASLLLAIPASAASYTPGAPGIGDPYYPYYGNGGYDVSHYDLRLQYQPKTDELQGTATILAKTTQDLSSFDLDFLLDVSEVRVNGAKAAFAHSQQHELVITPKTPLAKDTPVTVVVRYSGVPSTKTAYGFNTWHRTPDGAVAADEPEAAWWWFPSNDHPSDKATYDVSVAVPDGTQAISNGTLQATSSKLGWTRYSWRQNKPQATYLATLAIGKFDVTTGTSDGGVPVINAYSKDLGDNDGAARASVERTGEIVDWLSGYFGPYPFSTAGGYVPNTTTGYALETQSRVYYSPKQFAKGANASVVVHELAHQWYGDDVSLKGWKDIWLNEGFATYAQWLWSEHEGEGTTQQLADYVYASHPADDAFWTVAPGDPGADHQFDDAVYDRGAAALQALRGDVGDDAFFAILKGWPKEHAYGNASVADFERYAEQVSGKPLAALFDTWLFQPSKPAASAARAASLAKAGQAVAQPKSWKKIEAAHGGHGN; from the coding sequence GTGCACCGCAGAATCATCGCGCCGGGCGCACTCGCGGCCGCCTCCCTCCTGCTGGCGATCCCGGCATCGGCTGCGAGCTACACCCCCGGCGCACCGGGCATCGGCGACCCCTACTACCCGTACTACGGCAACGGCGGCTACGACGTCTCGCACTACGACCTGAGGCTGCAGTACCAGCCGAAGACGGACGAGCTGCAGGGCACGGCGACGATCCTGGCGAAGACCACCCAGGACCTGTCCAGCTTCGACCTGGACTTCCTGCTGGACGTCAGCGAGGTGCGGGTCAACGGCGCCAAGGCCGCCTTCGCCCACTCCCAGCAGCACGAGCTGGTGATCACGCCGAAGACGCCGCTGGCGAAGGACACGCCGGTCACGGTCGTCGTCCGCTACAGCGGGGTGCCCTCGACGAAGACCGCCTACGGCTTCAACACCTGGCACCGCACGCCCGACGGCGCGGTGGCCGCCGACGAGCCCGAGGCCGCCTGGTGGTGGTTCCCGAGCAACGACCACCCGAGCGACAAGGCCACCTACGACGTGTCGGTGGCCGTGCCGGACGGCACCCAGGCCATCTCCAACGGCACGCTGCAGGCGACCAGTTCGAAGCTGGGCTGGACCCGCTACAGCTGGCGGCAGAACAAGCCGCAGGCGACCTATCTGGCCACGCTCGCCATCGGCAAGTTCGACGTCACCACCGGCACCTCCGACGGCGGGGTGCCCGTCATCAACGCCTACAGCAAGGACCTCGGCGACAACGACGGGGCCGCGCGGGCGAGCGTGGAGCGCACCGGGGAGATCGTCGACTGGCTGAGCGGCTACTTCGGGCCGTATCCGTTCAGCACGGCCGGCGGGTACGTGCCGAACACCACCACCGGGTACGCGCTGGAGACCCAGAGCCGTGTCTACTACAGCCCGAAGCAGTTCGCGAAGGGCGCCAACGCCTCGGTGGTCGTGCACGAACTGGCCCACCAGTGGTACGGCGACGACGTGTCGCTGAAGGGCTGGAAGGACATCTGGCTCAACGAGGGCTTCGCGACGTACGCGCAGTGGCTGTGGTCCGAGCACGAGGGCGAGGGCACCACGCAGCAGCTCGCCGACTACGTGTACGCCTCGCACCCGGCCGACGACGCCTTCTGGACGGTCGCGCCCGGTGACCCGGGCGCGGACCACCAGTTCGACGACGCCGTCTACGACCGGGGCGCGGCCGCCCTCCAGGCACTGCGGGGCGACGTCGGCGACGACGCGTTCTTCGCCATCCTGAAGGGCTGGCCCAAGGAGCACGCGTACGGCAACGCCTCGGTGGCCGACTTCGAGCGCTACGCCGAGCAGGTCTCCGGCAAGCCCCTCGCCGCGCTGTTCGACACCTGGCTCTTCCAGCCGTCGAAGCCGGCCGCGTCCGCGGCCCGCGCGGCGTCCCTGGCCAAGGCGGGCCAGGCGGTGGCCCAGCCGAAGTCGTGGAAGAAGATCGAGGCGGCCCACGGCGGTCACGGGAACTGA
- a CDS encoding PfkB family carbohydrate kinase, translating to MTSRTDATRTDATRTGATRSGATDVLVLGGSGVDTIIHVPELPLPYADSYMIDSGIRTRAGQTGDFVALGLAALGLRTHHLDLLGDDPEGDLVRALHREHGIALTALPQPAGTKRAVNLVGPDGRRLSLYDTSRARPGDRFPDETLGALATAVRHVHVTITQPCAEALPALRATGAPLSTDLHDWDGENPYHEPFAYAADVVFLSAAALADPERTMRRIAERGRARTVVATAGAEGAYLLADGELTRVPAEAPPAPVVDSNGAGDAFAAAFLYGRLAGEAPGTCARYGAIAGAYACTVPASRADAMDRDRLLKAAAEPRRRGAPRQFP from the coding sequence ATGACCTCACGGACCGACGCGACACGGACCGATGCGACACGGACCGGCGCGACACGGAGCGGTGCGACGGATGTGCTGGTGCTCGGGGGATCCGGCGTGGACACGATCATCCACGTCCCCGAGCTGCCCCTGCCGTACGCCGACAGCTACATGATCGACTCCGGGATCCGCACCCGGGCCGGGCAGACCGGTGACTTCGTCGCGCTCGGTCTCGCCGCCCTCGGTCTGCGCACCCACCACCTCGACCTGCTCGGCGACGACCCCGAGGGCGACCTCGTGCGCGCCCTGCACCGCGAGCACGGCATCGCCCTCACCGCGCTCCCTCAGCCCGCCGGGACCAAGCGGGCGGTCAACCTCGTCGGCCCCGACGGCCGCCGGCTGTCCCTGTACGACACCAGCCGCGCCCGGCCCGGCGACCGCTTCCCCGACGAGACCCTCGGCGCGCTCGCCACGGCCGTCCGGCACGTCCACGTGACCATCACCCAGCCCTGCGCCGAGGCCCTGCCTGCGCTGAGGGCGACGGGCGCGCCGCTGTCGACGGATCTGCACGACTGGGACGGCGAGAACCCCTACCACGAGCCGTTCGCGTACGCGGCCGATGTCGTGTTCCTGTCGGCGGCCGCCCTGGCCGACCCCGAGCGGACCATGCGGCGCATCGCCGAGCGGGGGCGGGCCCGGACCGTCGTGGCCACCGCCGGCGCCGAGGGCGCGTATCTGCTGGCCGACGGCGAGCTGACCCGCGTGCCCGCCGAGGCCCCGCCCGCACCGGTGGTCGACTCCAACGGCGCGGGCGACGCCTTCGCCGCCGCGTTCCTCTACGGCCGCCTCGCCGGCGAGGCGCCCGGGACCTGCGCCCGCTACGGCGCGATCGCCGGGGCCTACGCCTGCACGGTCCCGGCCTCCCGCGCGGACGCGATGGACCGGGACCGGCTGCTCAAGGCGGCGGCGGAGCCGAGACGCCGAGGCGCGCCGCGTCAGTTCCCGTGA
- a CDS encoding amino acid permease codes for MSKDAVQSAQAANPRAAQTPADAGDAGYSKDLKARHINMIAIGGAIGTGLLLGAGGRLHNAGPALALAYLVCGVFAFFVVRALGELVLYRPSSGSFVSYAREFLGEKGAYVAGWMYFLNWSTTGIADITAIALYTHYWSFFTSIPQWVLALIALAVVLAVNLISVKIFGEMEFWFAIIKVATIVGFMLISIFLLATQHKVGGHTPGLSVINDHGGIFPHGLMPVVLVMQGVIFAYAALELVGVAAGETAEPEKVVPRAVNSIMWRVGLFYVGSVVLLALLLPGSVYSADESPFVTVLSKIGVPAAGDVMNLVVLTAAMSSLNSGLYSTGRILRSMAMAGSAPKFTARMSRTQVPYGGILLTCAVCVLGVGLNYLMPSQAFEIVLNVASLGIISTWVIIMICHMVFVRRAREGLVTRPHFQLKFSPVTEIATIAFLLICLGMMWNDPDVGRKTILLIPVIAVMLVAGWFGVRRRVSANTDKELQELSSMTK; via the coding sequence GTGAGCAAGGACGCCGTGCAATCGGCACAGGCCGCGAACCCCCGGGCGGCCCAGACGCCCGCGGACGCGGGCGACGCCGGTTACAGCAAGGACCTCAAGGCCCGCCACATCAACATGATCGCCATCGGCGGTGCCATCGGCACCGGCCTCCTGCTGGGCGCCGGCGGCCGCCTGCACAACGCCGGCCCGGCGCTCGCCCTGGCCTACCTGGTCTGCGGCGTCTTCGCCTTCTTCGTCGTGCGCGCCCTGGGCGAACTGGTCCTCTACCGGCCGTCCTCCGGCTCCTTCGTGAGCTACGCGCGTGAATTCCTCGGCGAGAAGGGCGCCTACGTCGCCGGCTGGATGTACTTCCTGAACTGGTCGACCACCGGCATCGCCGACATCACCGCGATCGCGCTCTACACGCACTACTGGAGCTTCTTCACCTCGATCCCGCAGTGGGTCCTGGCGCTGATCGCCCTCGCGGTGGTCCTGGCCGTGAACCTGATCTCGGTGAAGATCTTCGGCGAGATGGAGTTCTGGTTCGCGATCATCAAGGTCGCCACCATCGTCGGCTTCATGCTGATCAGCATTTTCCTGCTCGCCACCCAGCACAAGGTCGGCGGCCACACCCCAGGCCTGAGCGTGATCAATGACCACGGGGGCATCTTCCCGCACGGCCTGATGCCGGTCGTCCTGGTCATGCAGGGCGTGATCTTCGCCTACGCCGCCCTCGAGCTGGTCGGCGTGGCCGCCGGTGAGACCGCCGAGCCGGAGAAGGTCGTCCCGCGCGCGGTGAACTCGATCATGTGGCGCGTCGGCCTGTTCTACGTCGGCTCGGTCGTCCTGCTCGCGCTGCTGCTGCCCGGTTCGGTCTACTCCGCCGACGAGAGCCCGTTCGTCACCGTCCTGTCCAAGATCGGCGTGCCGGCGGCCGGTGACGTGATGAACCTCGTCGTGCTGACCGCCGCCATGTCCTCGCTGAACTCCGGCCTGTACTCCACCGGCCGCATCCTGCGCTCGATGGCCATGGCGGGCTCCGCCCCCAAGTTCACCGCCAGGATGAGCCGCACCCAGGTGCCCTACGGCGGCATCCTGCTGACCTGCGCGGTCTGTGTGCTCGGCGTCGGCCTGAACTACCTCATGCCCAGCCAGGCCTTCGAGATCGTGCTGAACGTCGCCTCCCTCGGCATCATCAGCACCTGGGTGATCATCATGATCTGCCACATGGTCTTCGTCCGCCGCGCCCGCGAAGGCCTCGTGACCCGGCCGCACTTCCAGCTGAAGTTCAGCCCGGTCACCGAGATCGCCACGATCGCCTTCCTGCTGATCTGCCTCGGCATGATGTGGAACGACCCCGACGTCGGCCGCAAGACCATCCTGCTGATCCCGGTGATCGCCGTCATGCTCGTCGCCGGCTGGTTCGGGGTGCGCCGCAGGGTGTCCGCGAACACCGACAAGGAGCTGCAAGAGCTGTCGTCCATGACGAAGTAG
- a CDS encoding MerR family transcriptional regulator: protein MTTDATADAGEQTLTIDELAARAGVTVRTVRFYGSKGLLPPPVIGPRRVGRYGPVHVARLALIEELQQQGMTLAAIERYLRQLPADLTPHDLAIHRAVVASWAPDAVDTVSRRELERRAGRPLSAEDVERLAAMNVVEEARDGTFRVDSGLLRLGVRLLDVPLSQEAILAARKVLIEHSRAAARELSQLLRGEVAERAAQDVKSLSAHMHPLVVQALLTTFQRSLREELSEWVTGSGAD, encoded by the coding sequence ATGACGACCGATGCGACGGCGGACGCCGGGGAGCAGACCCTCACCATCGACGAGCTGGCCGCCCGCGCGGGCGTCACGGTCCGCACCGTCCGCTTCTACGGCAGCAAAGGGCTGCTTCCGCCGCCGGTGATCGGTCCGCGCCGGGTGGGACGGTACGGGCCGGTGCATGTGGCGCGGCTGGCCCTCATCGAGGAGTTGCAGCAGCAGGGCATGACGCTGGCGGCGATCGAGCGGTACCTGCGGCAGCTGCCCGCCGATCTCACCCCGCACGACCTGGCCATTCACCGGGCGGTGGTGGCGTCCTGGGCGCCGGACGCGGTGGACACGGTGTCGCGGCGGGAGCTGGAGCGGCGGGCCGGGCGGCCGCTGTCGGCCGAGGACGTCGAGCGGCTGGCGGCGATGAACGTCGTCGAGGAGGCGCGGGACGGCACCTTCCGGGTCGACTCCGGGCTGCTCCGGCTCGGTGTGCGGCTGCTGGACGTGCCGCTGTCGCAGGAGGCGATCCTCGCGGCGCGCAAGGTGCTCATCGAGCACTCGCGCGCCGCGGCCCGTGAACTCTCCCAGCTCCTGCGCGGCGAGGTGGCCGAGCGTGCCGCACAGGACGTGAAGTCCCTGTCGGCGCACATGCACCCGTTGGTGGTGCAGGCGCTGCTGACGACGTTCCAGCGTTCGCTGCGCGAAGAGCTGAGCGAGTGGGTCACCGGGTCAGGAGCGGACTGA
- a CDS encoding 3-hydroxyacyl-CoA dehydrogenase NAD-binding domain-containing protein, giving the protein MTESTTIRWEQDDTGVVTLVLDDPNQSANTMNQAFRASITAIAARAEAEKDSIRGIIYTSAKKTFFAGGDLKDMIKAGPEDAQQVFDTATEIKNALRRIETLGKPVVAAVNGAALGGGYEIALASHHRIALDAPGSKIGLPEVTLGLLPAGGGVTRTVRLMGITDALLKVLLQGTQYNPRRALDNGLVHEVAATEEEMLAKARAFIDAHPESHQPWDVPGYKIPGGTPANPRFAANLPAFPASLRKQTNGAPYPAPRNIMAAAVEGSQVDFETAITIETRYFTELVTGQTAKNMIQAFFFDLQAVNSGANRPQGIESRKVRKVAVLGAGMMGAGIAYSCARAGIEVVLKDVSAQAAAKGKAYSEKLCAKAVAKGRTSQEKADALLARITPTAEAADLAGCDAVIEAVFEDTALKHKVFQEIESVVAPDALLCSNTSTLPITTLAEGVERQADFIGLHFFSPVDKMPLVEIIKGERTGDEALARAFDLVRQINKTPIVVNDSRGFFTSRVIGHFINEGVAMVGEGVEPASVEQAAAQAGYPAKVLSLMDELTLTLPRKIRGETKRAVEEAGGTWTAHPAEAVIDRMVDEFGRPGRSGGAGFYEYTEDGKRAGLWPGLREHFTKPGHEIPFRDMQERMLFAEALDTVRLLEEGVLTSVADANIGSILGIGFPGWTGGVLQYINGYEGGLPGFVARARELAGTYGERFTPPALLVEKAEKGEPFADSVRS; this is encoded by the coding sequence ATGACCGAAAGCACCACCATCCGCTGGGAGCAGGACGACACCGGTGTCGTCACCCTCGTCCTGGACGACCCCAACCAGTCCGCGAACACCATGAACCAGGCGTTCCGCGCCTCCATCACGGCGATCGCCGCGCGCGCGGAGGCCGAGAAGGACTCCATCCGCGGCATCATCTACACCTCCGCCAAGAAGACCTTCTTCGCGGGCGGCGACCTCAAGGACATGATCAAGGCCGGTCCCGAGGACGCCCAGCAGGTCTTCGACACCGCGACCGAGATCAAGAACGCGCTGCGCCGCATCGAGACCCTCGGCAAGCCGGTCGTCGCCGCCGTCAACGGCGCGGCCCTCGGCGGCGGTTACGAGATCGCGCTCGCCTCCCACCACCGCATCGCCCTGGACGCCCCCGGCTCCAAGATCGGTCTGCCCGAGGTCACGCTCGGCCTGCTGCCCGCCGGCGGCGGAGTCACCCGTACCGTACGCCTGATGGGCATCACCGACGCGTTGCTGAAGGTGCTGCTGCAGGGCACCCAGTACAACCCCCGCCGCGCCCTGGACAACGGCCTGGTCCACGAGGTGGCCGCCACCGAGGAGGAGATGCTGGCCAAGGCCCGCGCCTTCATCGACGCCCACCCCGAGTCGCACCAGCCCTGGGACGTCCCCGGCTACAAGATCCCCGGCGGTACCCCCGCCAACCCGAGGTTCGCCGCCAACCTGCCCGCGTTCCCGGCCAGTCTGCGCAAGCAGACGAACGGCGCCCCCTACCCGGCCCCGCGCAACATCATGGCCGCCGCCGTCGAGGGCTCGCAGGTCGACTTCGAGACCGCGATCACCATCGAGACCCGCTACTTCACCGAGCTGGTCACCGGGCAGACCGCCAAGAACATGATCCAGGCGTTCTTCTTCGACCTGCAGGCCGTCAACTCCGGCGCCAACCGGCCGCAGGGCATCGAGTCCCGCAAGGTCCGCAAGGTCGCCGTCCTCGGCGCCGGCATGATGGGCGCGGGCATCGCCTACTCCTGCGCCCGCGCGGGCATCGAGGTCGTCCTCAAGGACGTCTCCGCTCAGGCGGCGGCCAAGGGCAAGGCCTACTCCGAGAAGCTGTGCGCCAAGGCCGTCGCCAAGGGCCGTACCAGCCAGGAGAAGGCGGACGCCCTGCTCGCCCGGATCACGCCCACCGCCGAGGCGGCCGACCTCGCCGGCTGCGACGCGGTGATCGAGGCCGTCTTCGAGGACACCGCGCTCAAGCACAAGGTGTTCCAGGAGATCGAGTCCGTCGTCGCCCCGGACGCACTGCTGTGCTCCAACACCTCCACCCTGCCGATCACCACCCTCGCCGAGGGCGTGGAGCGCCAGGCCGACTTCATCGGGCTGCACTTCTTCTCACCGGTCGACAAGATGCCGCTGGTCGAGATCATCAAGGGCGAGCGCACCGGCGACGAGGCCCTCGCCCGGGCCTTCGACCTGGTCCGGCAGATCAACAAGACGCCGATCGTCGTCAACGACTCGCGCGGCTTCTTCACCTCCCGGGTCATCGGCCACTTCATCAACGAGGGCGTCGCCATGGTCGGCGAGGGCGTCGAGCCGGCCTCCGTGGAGCAGGCCGCCGCCCAGGCCGGCTACCCGGCCAAGGTCCTCTCCCTCATGGACGAGCTGACCCTGACCCTCCCGCGCAAGATCCGGGGTGAGACGAAGCGGGCCGTCGAGGAGGCGGGCGGCACCTGGACCGCGCACCCGGCGGAGGCCGTCATCGACCGCATGGTCGACGAGTTCGGCCGCCCCGGCCGCAGCGGCGGCGCCGGCTTCTACGAGTACACCGAGGACGGCAAGCGCGCCGGGCTCTGGCCGGGCCTGCGCGAGCACTTCACGAAGCCGGGGCACGAGATCCCGTTCCGGGACATGCAGGAGCGGATGCTCTTCGCCGAGGCGCTCGACACCGTACGCCTCCTCGAGGAGGGCGTCCTGACCTCGGTCGCCGACGCCAACATCGGCTCGATCCTCGGCATCGGCTTCCCCGGCTGGACCGGCGGTGTGCTGCAGTACATCAACGGCTACGAAGGAGGCCTGCCCGGCTTCGTGGCCCGCGCGCGGGAGCTGGCCGGGACCTACGGCGAGCGGTTCACCCCGCCCGCGCTGCTCGTGGAGAAGGCCGAGAAGGGGGAGCCGTTCGCCGACTCAGTCCGCTCCTGA